In a single window of the Delftia tsuruhatensis genome:
- the rpoB gene encoding DNA-directed RNA polymerase subunit beta, translated as MAYSYTERKRIRKSFGSRDSVLEVPYLLQMQKDAYTAFLQADVAPKKRTIEGLQAAFNSAFPIVSHNGFVEMKFVEYNLAKPAFDVRECQTRGLTFASAVRAKVQLIIYDRESSTSQSKVVKEVKEQEVYMGEVPLMTDKGSFIINGTERVIVSQLHRSPGVFFEHDKGKTHSSGKLLFSARIIPYRGSWLDFEFDPKDLLFFRVDRRRKMPVTILLKAIGLTPESILANFFVNDNFRLMDSGAQMEFVSERLRGEVARFDITDKSGKVVVAKDKRVTARHTRELEQSGTKFISVPEDFLIGRVVAKNIIDPDTGEIIAKANEELTESLLKKLRSAGIQELQCIYTNELDQGAYISQTLRTDETVDEFAARVAIYRMMRPGEPPTEDAVQALFQRLFYNADTYDLSRVGRMKFNAKVGRDDPTGPMVLSNEDILAVVKILVDLRNGKGEVDDIDHLGNRRVRCVGELAENQYRTGLARIEKAVKERLGQAEQEPLMPHDLINSKPISAALKEFFGASQLSQFMDQTNPLAEITHKRRVSALGPGGLTRERAGFEVRDVHVTHYGRVCPIETPEGPNIGLINSLALYARLNEYGFIETPYRRVADGKVTMEIDYLSAIEEGKYIIAQANAELDAEGRLTGDLVSAREKGESTLVSAERVQYMDVSPAQIVSVAASLIPFLEHDDANRALMGANMSRQAVPVLRPEKPMVGTGIERVAAVDSGTVVTATRGGIVDYVDATRIVVRVNDDEAVAGEVGVDIYNLIKYQRSNQNTNIHQRPIVKRGDKLAKGDVVADGASTDLGEIAIGQNMLIAFMPWNGYNFEDSILINERVVAEDRYTSIHIEELVVMARDTKLGPEEITRDIPNLSEQQLNRLDESGIIYVGAEVQPGDVLVGKVTPKGETTLTPEEKLLRAIFGEKASDVKDTSLRVDQGSSGTVIDVQVFTREGIQRDKRAQQIIDDELKRYRLDLNDQLRIVEADAFDRIEKLLSGRVANGGPQKLAKGAKIDKAYLDGVEKFHWFDIRPAEDEVASQLESIKNSLEQTRHSFDLAFEEKRKKLTQGDELPAGVLKMVKVYLAVKRRLQPGDKMAGRHGNKGVVSKIVPVEDMPYMADGSTADIVLNPLGVPSRMNIGQVLEVHLGWAGKGLGHRIGDMLQQEARAAEMRAFMEEIYNARGRKEDLAQLDDGEIMSMAQALTTGVPFATPVFDGASEQEIRDMLKLAYPDDLKERKGLTDSRTQAYLYDGRTGERFERPTTIGYMHYLKLHHLVDDKMHARSTGPYSLVTQQPLGGKAQFGGQRFGEMEVWALEAYGAAYVLQEMLTVKSDDVVGRTKVYESIVKGEHAIEAGMPESFNVLVKEIRSLGLDIELERS; from the coding sequence ATGGCCTATTCTTACACCGAACGCAAGCGAATCCGCAAAAGCTTCGGGAGCCGCGACAGCGTGCTCGAAGTGCCTTACCTGCTGCAGATGCAAAAAGATGCATACACCGCATTCTTGCAGGCAGATGTAGCCCCCAAAAAACGCACCATCGAAGGCCTGCAAGCGGCCTTCAACTCCGCCTTCCCCATCGTCTCCCACAACGGCTTCGTGGAGATGAAGTTCGTCGAGTACAACCTGGCCAAGCCCGCGTTCGACGTGCGCGAGTGCCAGACCCGTGGCCTGACCTTCGCCTCGGCCGTGCGCGCCAAGGTCCAGCTGATCATCTATGACCGCGAGTCCTCGACCTCCCAGTCCAAGGTGGTCAAGGAAGTCAAGGAGCAGGAGGTCTACATGGGCGAAGTGCCCCTGATGACCGACAAGGGCTCCTTCATCATCAACGGGACAGAGCGCGTGATCGTCTCGCAGCTGCACCGTTCGCCCGGCGTGTTCTTCGAACACGACAAGGGCAAGACCCACAGCTCGGGCAAGCTGCTGTTCTCGGCGCGCATCATTCCTTACCGTGGCTCGTGGCTGGACTTCGAGTTCGACCCCAAGGACCTGCTGTTCTTCCGTGTCGACCGCCGCCGCAAGATGCCCGTGACCATTCTGCTGAAGGCCATCGGCCTGACGCCGGAATCGATCCTGGCCAACTTCTTCGTCAACGACAACTTCCGCCTGATGGACAGCGGTGCGCAGATGGAGTTTGTCTCCGAGCGCCTGCGTGGCGAAGTCGCGCGCTTCGACATCACCGACAAGTCGGGCAAGGTCGTGGTCGCCAAGGACAAGCGCGTCACCGCGCGCCACACGCGTGAGCTGGAGCAGTCGGGCACCAAGTTCATCAGCGTCCCCGAGGACTTCCTGATCGGCCGCGTGGTCGCCAAGAACATCATCGATCCGGACACGGGCGAGATCATTGCCAAGGCCAACGAGGAGCTGACCGAGTCCCTGCTCAAGAAGCTGCGCAGCGCCGGCATCCAGGAACTGCAGTGCATCTACACGAATGAGCTGGACCAGGGCGCCTACATCTCGCAGACCCTGCGCACCGACGAAACCGTGGACGAGTTCGCCGCACGCGTGGCCATCTACCGCATGATGCGCCCCGGCGAGCCGCCGACCGAAGACGCCGTGCAGGCCCTGTTCCAGCGCCTGTTCTACAACGCCGACACCTACGACCTGTCGCGCGTGGGCCGCATGAAATTCAACGCCAAGGTCGGCCGCGACGATCCCACCGGCCCCATGGTGCTGTCCAACGAGGACATCCTGGCCGTGGTCAAGATCCTGGTGGATCTGCGCAACGGCAAGGGCGAGGTCGACGACATCGACCACCTGGGCAACCGCCGCGTGCGCTGCGTGGGCGAACTGGCCGAGAACCAGTACCGCACGGGCCTGGCACGTATCGAGAAGGCCGTGAAGGAACGCCTGGGCCAGGCTGAGCAGGAACCGCTCATGCCGCATGACCTGATCAACAGCAAGCCGATCTCGGCGGCCCTGAAGGAATTCTTCGGCGCCTCGCAGCTGTCGCAGTTCATGGACCAGACCAACCCGCTGGCCGAAATCACGCACAAGCGCCGCGTCTCGGCCCTGGGCCCGGGCGGTCTGACCCGCGAGCGCGCAGGCTTCGAAGTGCGCGACGTGCACGTGACCCACTACGGCCGCGTCTGCCCCATCGAAACGCCTGAAGGCCCGAACATCGGCCTGATCAACTCGCTGGCCCTGTATGCCCGCCTGAACGAGTACGGCTTCATCGAGACCCCCTACCGCCGCGTGGCCGACGGCAAGGTCACGATGGAGATCGACTACCTGTCGGCCATCGAGGAAGGCAAGTACATCATTGCCCAGGCCAACGCCGAGCTGGATGCCGAAGGCCGCCTGACCGGTGATCTGGTGTCGGCCCGTGAAAAGGGTGAATCGACCCTGGTGTCGGCCGAGCGCGTGCAGTACATGGACGTGTCGCCCGCACAGATCGTGTCGGTGGCCGCCTCGCTGATCCCGTTCCTGGAACACGACGACGCGAACCGCGCCTTGATGGGTGCCAACATGTCGCGCCAGGCCGTGCCCGTGCTGCGCCCGGAAAAGCCCATGGTCGGCACCGGCATCGAGCGCGTGGCCGCCGTGGACTCCGGTACCGTGGTCACGGCCACCCGTGGCGGTATCGTCGACTATGTCGACGCGACCCGCATCGTGGTGCGCGTGAACGACGACGAGGCCGTGGCCGGCGAAGTGGGCGTGGACATCTACAACCTCATCAAGTACCAGCGTTCCAACCAGAACACCAACATCCACCAGCGTCCCATCGTCAAGCGTGGCGACAAGCTGGCCAAGGGTGACGTGGTGGCCGACGGCGCATCGACCGACCTGGGCGAGATCGCCATCGGCCAGAACATGCTGATCGCCTTCATGCCCTGGAACGGCTACAACTTCGAGGACTCGATCCTGATCAATGAGCGTGTGGTGGCCGAAGACCGCTACACCTCGATCCACATCGAGGAACTCGTGGTCATGGCCCGCGACACCAAGCTGGGCCCCGAGGAAATCACGCGCGACATCCCCAACCTGTCCGAGCAGCAACTGAACCGCCTGGACGAGTCCGGCATCATCTACGTGGGCGCCGAAGTGCAGCCCGGCGATGTGCTGGTCGGCAAGGTCACGCCCAAGGGCGAGACCACGCTGACGCCTGAGGAGAAGCTGCTGCGCGCCATCTTCGGCGAGAAGGCTTCCGACGTGAAGGACACCTCGCTGCGCGTGGACCAGGGCTCGTCGGGCACGGTCATCGACGTGCAGGTCTTCACCCGCGAAGGCATCCAGCGCGACAAGCGCGCCCAGCAGATCATCGACGATGAACTCAAGCGCTATCGCCTGGACCTGAACGACCAACTGCGCATCGTCGAGGCCGACGCCTTCGACCGTATCGAGAAGCTGCTGAGCGGCCGTGTGGCCAACGGCGGCCCGCAGAAGCTGGCCAAGGGCGCCAAGATCGACAAGGCCTACCTGGATGGCGTCGAGAAGTTCCACTGGTTCGACATCCGCCCGGCAGAGGACGAAGTCGCCTCCCAGCTCGAGTCCATCAAGAACTCGCTGGAGCAGACCCGCCACAGCTTCGACCTGGCTTTCGAGGAAAAGCGCAAGAAGCTGACGCAGGGTGACGAGCTGCCCGCCGGCGTGCTCAAGATGGTCAAGGTCTACCTGGCCGTCAAGCGCCGCCTGCAGCCCGGCGACAAGATGGCCGGTCGCCACGGCAACAAGGGCGTGGTCTCCAAGATCGTTCCGGTCGAGGACATGCCCTACATGGCCGACGGCTCCACCGCCGACATCGTGCTGAACCCGCTGGGCGTGCCTTCGCGCATGAACATCGGTCAGGTGCTGGAAGTCCACCTGGGCTGGGCCGGCAAGGGCCTGGGCCATCGCATCGGCGACATGCTGCAGCAGGAAGCCCGCGCGGCGGAGATGCGTGCCTTCATGGAGGAGATCTACAACGCCAGGGGCCGCAAGGAAGACCTGGCGCAGCTGGACGACGGCGAGATCATGTCCATGGCGCAGGCGCTGACCACCGGCGTGCCCTTCGCCACGCCGGTGTTCGACGGTGCCTCCGAGCAGGAAATCCGGGACATGCTCAAGCTCGCATACCCCGACGACCTCAAGGAGCGCAAGGGCCTGACCGACAGCCGCACGCAGGCCTACCTGTATGACGGCCGCACGGGCGAGCGCTTCGAGCGCCCGACCACCATCGGCTACATGCACTACCTGAAGCTGCACCATCTGGTCGACGACAAGATGCACGCCCGCTCCACGGGCCCGTACTCGCTCGTCACGCAACAGCCGCTGGGCGGCAAGGCCCAGTTCGGTGGCCAGCGTTTCGGTGAAATGGAAGTGTGGGCGCTGGAAGCCTACGGCGCCGCCTACGTGCTGCAGGAAATGCTGACCGTGAAGTCCGACGACGTGGTGGGCCGTACCAAGGTGTACGAATCCATCGTCAAGGGAGAGCACGCCATCGAGGCGGGCATGCCCGAGTCGTTCAACGTGCTGGTCAAGGAAATCCGCTCCCTGGGCCTCGACATCGAGCTTGAGCGTTCTTAA
- the rpoC gene encoding DNA-directed RNA polymerase subunit beta', with protein sequence MKSLLDLFKQFTPDEHFDAIKIGLASPEKIRSWSFGEVKKPETINYRTFKPERDGLFCAKIFGPIKDYECLCGKYKRLKHRGVICEKCGVEVTQTKVRRERMGHIDLAAPCAHIWFLKSLPSRLGLVLDMTLRDIERVLYFEAYVVTDPGMTPLKKFSIMSEDDYEAKRTEYGDEFEAKMGAEGIKDLLEGIDIDVEIERLRGDLTGSEVKVKKNAKRLKLLEAFKKSGIKPGWMVMEVLPVLPPDLRPLVPLDGGRFATSDLNDLYRRVINRNSRLRRLLELKAPEIIARNEKRMLQEAVDSLLDNGRRGKAMTGANKRALKSLADMIKGKSGRFRQNLLGKRVDYSGRSVITVGPYLKLHQCGLPKLMALELFKPFIFAQLEQRGIATTIKAAKKEVESGTPVVWDILEEVIKEHPVMLNRAPTLHRLGIQAFEPILIEGKAIQLHPLVCAAFNADFDGDQMAVHVPLSVEAQMEARTLMLASNNVLFPASGEPSIVPSQDVVLGLYHATRERINGKGEGMVFADIGEVQRALDADQVELAAKISVRLTEWTRNKTSGEFEPSVSLVETTVGRALLSEILPKGLPFSHMNKALKKKEISKLINASFRKCGLKATVVFADKLLQNGFRLSTHAGISIAIGDMLVPPQKAEIIGRAEAEVKEIEQQYVSGLVTAGERYNKVVDIWGKAGDEVSKVMMAQLAKEKVIDRHGNEVEQESFNAIYMMADSGARGSAAQIRQLAGMRGLMAKPDGSIIETPITANFREGLNVLQYFISTHGARKGLADTALKTANSGYLTRRLVDVTQDLVVNEDDCGTSNGAVMRAIVEGGEVIESLRDRVLGRTTAEDVVHPETQAVLLPAGTLLSEDGIEELEAQGVDEIKVRTALTCETRYGLCAKCYGRDLGRGGLINLGEAVGVIAAQSIGEPGTQLTMRTFHIGGAASRAAIASSVEAKSNGSISFNSTMRYVSNTKGELVVISRSGEIVISDNGRERERHKVPYGAVLTVKPDQQVKAGLILANWDPLTRPIITEYAGQVKFENVEEGLTVAKQVDEVTGLSTLVVIDPKRRGSAKVVRPQVKLVDANNQEVKIPGTDHSVTIGFQVGALIQVRDGQDVGPGEVLARIPVEGQKTRDITGGLPRVAELFEARTPKDKGTLAEMTGTISFGKETKGKVRLQITDLDGKVWEELVPKEKNILVHEGQVVNKGESIVDGPADPQDILRLLGIEELSRYIVDEVQDVYRLQGVKINDKHIEVIVRQMLRRVVVENTGDSTYIAGEQVERSEILNTNEALQREGKIPATYSNVLLGITKASLSTDSFISAASFQETTRVLTEAAIMGKRDELRGLKENVIVGRLIPAGTGLAYHQARKAKDAMDDAERRAIADAEAAELAGVMADDDAGAIAVAGDASAD encoded by the coding sequence ATGAAATCTCTACTCGACCTGTTCAAGCAATTCACGCCCGATGAGCATTTCGATGCCATCAAGATCGGCCTGGCTTCGCCCGAGAAGATCCGTTCGTGGTCCTTCGGCGAGGTGAAGAAGCCCGAGACCATCAACTACCGCACGTTCAAGCCCGAGCGCGACGGCCTGTTCTGCGCCAAGATCTTCGGCCCGATCAAGGACTACGAGTGCCTGTGCGGCAAGTACAAGCGCCTCAAGCACCGTGGCGTGATCTGCGAGAAGTGCGGCGTCGAAGTGACCCAGACCAAGGTGCGCCGCGAGCGCATGGGCCACATCGACCTGGCCGCGCCCTGCGCCCACATCTGGTTCCTGAAGTCCCTGCCTTCGCGCCTGGGCCTGGTGCTGGACATGACGCTGCGCGACATCGAGCGCGTGCTGTACTTCGAGGCCTACGTGGTGACCGACCCCGGCATGACGCCGCTGAAGAAGTTCAGCATCATGAGCGAGGACGACTACGAGGCCAAGCGCACCGAGTACGGTGACGAGTTCGAGGCCAAGATGGGCGCCGAAGGCATCAAGGACCTGCTCGAAGGCATCGATATCGACGTCGAGATCGAGCGCCTGCGCGGCGATCTGACCGGCTCCGAAGTCAAGGTCAAGAAGAACGCCAAGCGCCTGAAGCTGCTCGAGGCCTTCAAGAAGTCCGGCATCAAGCCGGGCTGGATGGTGATGGAAGTGCTGCCCGTGCTGCCCCCGGACCTGCGTCCGCTGGTGCCGCTGGACGGCGGCCGTTTCGCCACGTCCGACCTGAACGACCTGTACCGCCGCGTCATCAACCGCAACTCGCGCCTGCGCCGCCTGCTGGAGCTGAAGGCTCCGGAGATCATCGCTCGCAACGAAAAGCGCATGCTGCAGGAAGCCGTGGACTCGCTGCTGGACAACGGCCGCCGTGGCAAGGCCATGACGGGCGCCAACAAGCGTGCCCTGAAGTCGCTGGCCGACATGATCAAGGGCAAGAGCGGCCGTTTCCGCCAGAACCTGCTGGGCAAGCGCGTCGACTACTCCGGCCGTTCCGTGATCACGGTGGGCCCGTACCTCAAGCTGCACCAGTGCGGCCTGCCCAAGCTGATGGCGCTGGAGCTGTTCAAGCCCTTCATCTTCGCGCAGCTCGAGCAGCGCGGCATCGCCACCACCATCAAGGCGGCGAAGAAGGAAGTCGAATCCGGCACGCCGGTGGTCTGGGACATCCTGGAGGAGGTCATCAAGGAGCACCCGGTCATGCTGAACCGTGCGCCCACGCTGCACCGCCTGGGTATCCAGGCCTTCGAGCCCATCCTGATCGAAGGCAAGGCCATCCAGCTGCACCCGCTGGTCTGCGCTGCATTCAACGCCGACTTCGACGGTGACCAGATGGCCGTCCACGTGCCGCTGTCCGTGGAAGCGCAGATGGAAGCCCGCACGCTGATGCTGGCCTCCAACAACGTGCTGTTCCCGGCATCGGGCGAACCCTCCATCGTTCCTTCGCAGGACGTGGTGCTGGGCCTGTACCACGCCACCCGCGAGCGCATCAACGGCAAGGGCGAAGGCATGGTCTTCGCCGACATCGGTGAAGTGCAGCGCGCGCTGGACGCGGACCAGGTCGAACTGGCCGCCAAGATCAGCGTGCGCCTGACCGAATGGACCAGGAACAAGACCAGCGGCGAATTCGAGCCGTCGGTCAGCCTTGTGGAAACCACGGTCGGCCGTGCCCTGCTGTCCGAGATCCTGCCCAAGGGCCTGCCGTTCAGCCACATGAACAAGGCGCTCAAGAAGAAGGAGATCTCCAAGCTCATCAACGCCTCGTTCCGCAAGTGCGGTCTCAAGGCCACGGTGGTGTTCGCCGACAAGCTGCTGCAAAACGGCTTCCGCCTGTCCACGCACGCCGGCATCTCCATCGCCATCGGCGACATGCTGGTGCCGCCGCAAAAGGCCGAGATCATCGGCCGTGCCGAAGCCGAGGTGAAGGAGATCGAGCAGCAGTACGTCTCCGGTCTCGTGACCGCTGGCGAGCGCTACAACAAGGTGGTGGACATCTGGGGCAAGGCCGGCGACGAAGTCTCCAAGGTCATGATGGCCCAGCTGGCCAAGGAAAAGGTCATCGACCGCCACGGCAACGAAGTCGAGCAGGAATCGTTCAATGCCATCTACATGATGGCCGACTCCGGCGCCCGCGGCTCTGCGGCCCAGATCCGCCAGCTGGCCGGCATGCGTGGCCTGATGGCCAAGCCCGACGGCTCCATCATCGAGACGCCCATCACGGCGAACTTCCGTGAAGGCCTGAACGTTCTGCAGTACTTCATCTCCACCCACGGTGCCCGAAAGGGTCTGGCGGATACGGCGCTGAAGACCGCGAACTCGGGTTACCTGACGCGCCGTCTGGTGGACGTGACGCAGGATCTGGTGGTCAACGAGGACGATTGCGGCACGAGCAATGGCGCAGTGATGCGCGCCATCGTCGAGGGTGGTGAAGTGATCGAGTCGCTGCGCGACCGCGTGCTGGGCCGCACCACGGCCGAGGACGTCGTGCATCCCGAGACGCAGGCCGTCCTGCTGCCTGCCGGCACGCTGCTGAGCGAGGACGGCATCGAGGAACTGGAAGCCCAGGGCGTGGACGAGATCAAGGTCCGCACCGCGCTGACCTGCGAAACGCGCTACGGCCTGTGCGCCAAGTGCTACGGCCGCGACCTGGGCCGTGGCGGCCTGATCAACCTCGGCGAAGCCGTGGGTGTGATCGCCGCCCAGTCCATCGGCGAGCCCGGCACGCAGCTGACCATGCGGACGTTCCACATCGGTGGTGCCGCCTCGCGTGCCGCCATCGCGTCCAGCGTGGAAGCCAAGTCCAACGGCTCCATCAGCTTCAACAGCACGATGCGCTACGTCAGCAACACCAAGGGTGAGCTGGTCGTGATCTCGCGTTCCGGTGAAATCGTCATCAGCGACAACGGCCGCGAGCGCGAGCGCCACAAGGTGCCGTACGGTGCCGTGCTGACGGTCAAGCCCGACCAGCAGGTCAAGGCCGGCCTGATCCTGGCCAACTGGGATCCGCTGACCCGACCCATCATTACCGAATACGCCGGCCAGGTGAAGTTCGAGAACGTGGAGGAGGGCCTGACCGTGGCCAAGCAGGTCGACGAAGTGACCGGCCTGTCCACGCTGGTGGTTATCGACCCCAAGCGCCGTGGCTCCGCCAAGGTCGTGCGTCCCCAGGTCAAGCTGGTCGATGCCAACAACCAGGAAGTCAAGATCCCCGGCACCGACCACTCGGTGACCATCGGCTTCCAGGTCGGCGCGCTGATCCAGGTGCGTGACGGCCAGGACGTGGGCCCCGGCGAAGTGCTGGCCCGTATCCCCGTCGAAGGCCAGAAGACCCGCGACATTACCGGTGGTCTGCCCCGCGTGGCCGAACTGTTCGAGGCCCGCACGCCCAAGGACAAGGGCACGCTGGCCGAGATGACCGGCACCATCTCCTTCGGCAAGGAAACCAAGGGCAAGGTGCGCCTGCAGATCACCGATCTGGACGGCAAGGTCTGGGAAGAGCTCGTGCCCAAGGAAAAGAACATCCTGGTGCACGAAGGCCAGGTGGTCAACAAGGGCGAGTCCATCGTCGACGGCCCCGCCGATCCGCAGGACATCCTGCGCCTGCTGGGCATCGAGGAACTGTCGCGCTACATCGTCGATGAAGTGCAGGACGTCTACCGCCTGCAGGGTGTGAAGATCAACGACAAGCACATCGAGGTGATCGTTCGCCAGATGCTGCGCCGCGTCGTGGTCGAGAACACCGGTGACTCGACCTACATCGCTGGCGAGCAGGTCGAGCGCTCGGAGATCCTCAACACCAACGAGGCCCTGCAGCGCGAAGGCAAGATCCCCGCCACGTACTCCAACGTGCTGCTGGGCATCACCAAGGCCTCGCTGTCGACCGACTCCTTCATCTCCGCCGCGTCGTTCCAGGAAACGACCCGCGTGCTCACCGAGGCTGCCATCATGGGCAAGCGCGACGAGCTGCGTGGCCTGAAGGAAAACGTCATCGTGGGCCGCCTGATCCCGGCCGGCACGGGCCTGGCCTACCACCAGGCGCGCAAGGCCAAGGACGCCATGGACGACGCAGAGCGCCGTGCCATCGCCGACGCCGAAGCCGCCGAACTGGCGGGCGTGATGGCCGATGACGACGCAGGCGCCATTGCGGTCGCCGGTGACGCTTCTGCCGACTGA
- a CDS encoding LemA protein, which produces MWSLSLEWMLLALLVFWAVGAYSRLARLRSSCVQQFGVLDAHLGQWHAMLQAFEAQPKAEGQGAALVHAQAALHQTAAQLQSALVDARGRPLRETALASLEHACSALEVAWQAMAKMAADGAQPGASTDADPLQSWQQRWTEHQVRNRLGLQQFNAAAERYNAAIAQYPARLLAWLLGFRPVRRLLIEPAAPRAQESGT; this is translated from the coding sequence ATGTGGTCCCTGTCTCTTGAATGGATGCTGCTGGCCCTGCTCGTGTTCTGGGCCGTCGGCGCCTACAGCCGGCTGGCCCGGCTGCGCAGCAGCTGCGTACAGCAGTTCGGCGTGCTGGATGCGCACCTGGGCCAATGGCACGCCATGCTGCAGGCCTTCGAGGCCCAGCCCAAGGCCGAAGGCCAGGGAGCGGCCCTGGTGCATGCCCAGGCCGCGCTCCACCAGACGGCCGCGCAGCTGCAGTCCGCCCTGGTCGACGCCCGTGGCAGACCTTTGCGCGAGACCGCCCTGGCCTCGCTGGAGCATGCCTGCTCGGCGCTGGAGGTGGCCTGGCAGGCCATGGCCAAGATGGCGGCCGATGGCGCGCAGCCTGGTGCCTCCACCGATGCCGACCCGCTGCAGTCCTGGCAGCAGCGCTGGACCGAGCACCAGGTGCGCAACCGCCTGGGGCTGCAGCAATTCAACGCGGCGGCCGAACGCTACAACGCAGCCATCGCGCAGTACCCGGCACGGCTGCTGGCCTGGCTGCTGGGCTTTCGCCCGGTGCGCCGGCTGCTGATCGAGCCTGCCGCCCCCCGGGCGCAGGAAAGTGGAACATGA
- the rsmB gene encoding 16S rRNA (cytosine(967)-C(5))-methyltransferase RsmB — protein sequence MNQRTHSSPRRGAAPAQAPALWQQLDAVAQCLQAILEGQSSRSVLARVAQPLRPGVQALLFQVLRQLGRAQALQKQLASRTPPPRVSALLSTALALAWDEAQAPYPPFTLVNQTVEAAKQGAARAQSGFVNACLRRFLRERDALVAATETQPQALWNHPAWWIERLRKDHPAHWQDILRANNAQPPMTLRVNRRRAGRSEYRAALEAMDVQSLPVAGWGLQLEQALPVQSLPGFDEGLASVQDAAAQLAAPLLLEGLETPAGRPLRVLDACAAPGGKTAHLLEYARPQTLEVTALEIDAERAARIGQTLERLQLKARVLVADASQPAQWFDAGCDGQRFDAILLDAPCTASGIVRRQPDVRWLRRESDVGQLAAIQARLLDTLWPLLLPGGRLLYCTCSVFRQEGEAQVQAFVARNSEARTLPAPGHLIPGKADKAGMLADNALGDHDGFFYALLQKTR from the coding sequence ATGAACCAACGCACGCATTCTTCCCCGCGCCGCGGCGCGGCGCCTGCGCAGGCGCCCGCCCTGTGGCAGCAGCTCGACGCCGTTGCCCAGTGCCTCCAGGCCATCCTGGAAGGACAGTCCAGCCGCAGCGTGCTCGCGCGCGTGGCGCAACCGCTGCGCCCCGGCGTCCAGGCCTTGCTGTTCCAGGTGCTGCGCCAGCTGGGCCGTGCCCAGGCGCTGCAGAAACAGCTTGCCTCGCGCACGCCGCCGCCGCGTGTCAGCGCGCTGCTGAGCACGGCCCTGGCCCTGGCCTGGGACGAGGCCCAGGCACCTTATCCGCCCTTCACCCTGGTCAACCAGACCGTCGAAGCGGCCAAGCAGGGGGCCGCGCGCGCCCAGTCCGGCTTCGTCAATGCCTGTCTGCGCCGCTTCCTGCGCGAACGCGATGCCCTGGTGGCCGCCACCGAGACGCAGCCGCAGGCGCTCTGGAACCACCCCGCATGGTGGATCGAGCGGCTGCGCAAGGACCATCCCGCGCACTGGCAGGACATCCTGCGGGCCAACAATGCGCAGCCGCCGATGACGCTGCGCGTCAACCGCCGAAGGGCGGGCCGATCCGAGTACCGGGCGGCGCTCGAGGCCATGGATGTGCAATCCCTGCCCGTGGCCGGCTGGGGCCTGCAGTTGGAGCAGGCCTTGCCCGTGCAGTCCCTGCCGGGCTTCGATGAGGGCCTGGCTTCCGTGCAGGACGCGGCCGCGCAGCTGGCGGCTCCGCTGCTGCTGGAGGGGTTGGAAACCCCTGCGGGCCGGCCGCTGCGCGTGCTCGACGCCTGTGCGGCCCCGGGGGGCAAGACGGCCCACCTGCTGGAATATGCCCGACCGCAGACCCTGGAGGTCACCGCACTGGAGATCGATGCCGAACGCGCGGCCCGCATCGGACAGACGCTGGAGCGACTGCAGCTGAAGGCCCGTGTGCTGGTGGCCGATGCCTCCCAGCCCGCGCAGTGGTTCGATGCCGGATGCGATGGCCAGCGCTTCGACGCCATCTTGCTCGACGCACCTTGCACGGCCTCGGGCATCGTGCGGCGCCAGCCCGACGTGCGCTGGCTGCGCCGCGAGAGCGACGTCGGCCAGCTGGCCGCGATCCAGGCGCGCCTGCTCGACACCCTGTGGCCCCTGCTGCTGCCCGGTGGTCGTCTGCTGTACTGCACCTGCTCCGTCTTCAGGCAAGAGGGCGAAGCCCAGGTGCAAGCGTTTGTTGCACGCAACAGTGAGGCGCGAACACTGCCGGCGCCGGGGCATTTAATCCCGGGCAAGGCCGACAAAGCAGGCATGCTCGCCGACAATGCTCTGGGTGACCACGACGGCTTCTTCTACGCTTTGCTGCAAAAGACGCGCTGA
- a CDS encoding DUF4390 domain-containing protein has product MLWVTTTASSTLCCKRRADLRPRTRPPAWPFLVVRLVRATLLAMLLAGLGLPARADSQPAEITTMQLERSDDGLLLSANLQFELPYQIDDALRQGIPMYFVAEAQVQRERWYWSDQQLATTSRHYRLSHQPLTRRWRLHVSNTAFSSAGLGLALGQTFETLDDALSAIQRISRWKIMDAAPTQSGVSVQLRFRIDLSQLPRPLQIGALGRSGWNLQLSRTQLLESAP; this is encoded by the coding sequence ATGCTCTGGGTGACCACGACGGCTTCTTCTACGCTTTGCTGCAAAAGACGCGCTGACCTCCGTCCCCGGACCAGGCCGCCGGCCTGGCCGTTCCTGGTGGTCCGTCTGGTGCGAGCCACCCTGCTGGCGATGCTCCTGGCGGGCCTGGGGCTGCCGGCCCGTGCCGACTCCCAGCCCGCCGAGATCACCACCATGCAGCTCGAGCGCTCGGACGATGGCCTGCTGCTGTCCGCCAATCTCCAGTTCGAGCTGCCCTACCAGATCGATGACGCACTGCGTCAGGGCATTCCCATGTATTTCGTGGCCGAGGCCCAGGTCCAGCGCGAACGTTGGTACTGGTCGGATCAGCAGCTGGCCACGACCAGCCGACACTACCGCCTCAGCCACCAGCCGCTGACGCGCCGCTGGCGGCTGCATGTCTCGAACACCGCGTTTTCCAGTGCCGGCCTGGGGCTGGCGCTGGGCCAGACCTTCGAGACCCTGGACGACGCCCTGTCCGCCATCCAGCGCATCTCGCGCTGGAAGATCATGGATGCGGCGCCCACGCAGTCGGGTGTCTCGGTGCAGCTGCGCTTTCGCATCGACCTGTCGCAGCTGCCCAGACCGCTGCAGATCGGGGCGCTGGGGCGCTCGGGGTGGAACCTGCAGCTGTCGCGAACCCAGCTGCTGGAGAGCGCTCCATGA